The sequence TATTGGAATACAGGTTACATAGGGAAAAAGTGGGAGTAGAAAGACGGTGTAGGTAAaaatgttttagatttttcttttcaattaaaaagtttttattatttcaaaattgttcatTTATAACTATTTGTATATACaccattttcaataatattttataagaattaatatattttctttcaaatttattttgtaaaaattcctTTCGATTCAAAATAAATGCTGTCTCTAACCACAaatgctgttttctgatttcaACTAACACCTGGAGTCAAATTACCGCCCCAGGATTTTCAGATTATGGCATTTGATACCAAACAAGAAATATAgtctattttattataatttcgatatcgaaattctTTTTCGGTAATTTCGCTCGTTATCGAAcacaatcattataattttccacacattttattaaatatcgcaaaaataaaaaatatggcacgttcgaataattattcgctCGTATACGAATGCGAGAATTcggtatatataaataataattgtttttggggaaaaaatcgtatttcatttatgattagggtttttaatttcccgaccttttttgattcccgggaatcggtaaatttttttctacattccgggtacccggctattcccgaaatatataatgatactgtaaattaggaatattatagccaaatttcatatttggctttttttggtgaaaaaatagagttcCAACTTGTTTTCTGCGTATTTtcatcagtttttaattcccgggattcctggctaaaaatcccgggaatcgggtagtgaaaaattggcaaagttcccgggaaatttgtaccgggaattcccgggataaaaaccctatttATGATCGATTTTACTGACATATTCTATTCTGACAGACGGCCGGACCTAAAGGAATCCAAAATTGTATATACTCTTACTACTCATGATGAACGATATAAAAATCATACCGAATGCATAATTTCTAGAGTCCCATAAATATTCGGGTTCACATTCAgcacaattataaataaaaaattgcgcgggagtttgttcccctggagttttttcccattgaatttgaataggaaaaatgagaaaatagcGGGAGTTTTCTCCCGGGGaacttttattcataattgggctgattaagCCAATAATGGACCAAACCCCAGTATTCGggctaaattttttgaaaataaatatttttttctagacTAGATTTCAAATGAATCAAATGAATCAATAAAATCCGACGTCAGCTTCATTATATGCGAAAATTTAAAGATACACAATacctacaatttttaaatcgcAAGTTtttcggaattaaaaaaaataaaaatgaaacgaCTCAAAAGAATATCATATAAATCGAAAGTGAATTTGTTTGTGATGTCTCATGTAATTCGTAACATATGTAACTAGGAAAAGCTATTCTATTTCTATAGACCGatcaaatatataattttacatCTGACAATTTATTATTgcgtaaattaaatttaaattttatcaaaatattatagaaaatggtaaaattgttttttatttttaaatagttatatATAGTTATATATCCTTATTAAATTACATAAAACACTAACTAAATttaacaagtaacagagctatattcggctgtgccgaatcttatatacaattcaccaaattatactttaaaataaatttttttaaatatttttaggtaacaaaattaaatttttttgaaattgttttttaagtttttttaaaaaaagttttttccaaatttttttttaaatttttttttttgggaaaaaaatgtatgacaaaaaaaattttttgatgaaaaaaaaattcgggttaaaaaatatttttcccgattttgacccattgtaggtccaacttactatagccatatctacatcgttgcaatggactttgaaatatctatcattagatatccatattgtctatattaatgacttagtaatccagatatagatcttgctgattttaaatagcaaacttctcgaaagcatgtctgacagaattattgaagatttggatcccgaagatatctggggtcttcagaaaattgatttcaacagacagacagacggacatggcttaatcgtctccgctatctataaggatccagaatatatatactttatagggtcggaaatgaaaaatgttgacattacaaacggaatgacaaatttatatatacccttctcacgaaggtgaagggtataaaaaataatagattaccctccacataaaatttaaactttttatacccaccatcaaaaaagatttgGGGTGTATTGATTTTACCATTCCGTGTGTAATatattatataatatataattattggtcgtagaaccaaaaggTATACATATTCtaggtcctcataagattctaagacaatTGATacggtttgtttggtattgaaaatgggtaatatcggtccatgatttcacctagtcaTAAAGATGTTATTATACGGCAAACCtgataaaatgttgaaaaaaagtgctctgaaattatactataaagtatggcgaaaatcggacaacatttgtccctagccCTAATACAAGGTCcgcctcagaaaatgacttgaacattcataattgtcttacaataattaatatcgtgatgaaattggatataaccaagttttatatgaaccttaaTCTTTCTACCAgcttttgtgacgatcggtccataattaacagaaaaatattttattgtcacatattgatagTGGGTATACACGATCGAAATATATTACCACTATGGTGATCtggggtataaaaatacatcgCAATTATAAGCTtacgatatacatatatacatataaaggaATACTTGGAGAAAAGTCTCGAAAAATGTTAATGCTCAAAAATCCACACGTACATAAgagaattgtttttaatttaaagttttattttttctttgctaATACAGATTTTTAGACAACTAAAGAGTGGATTAGCCGACCGTAATGTAATGTATCCTTAGCGGAACGGAACAGCTGATCGTTTTTGCTGTGTGTGAAGTAGTTAGAGCAGTTATAGTGATAAAATGTAACGTTGCTGTAACGTCTGAACAtgttaaaaacagaatttcaTTAAGTTTCTACTTGACATCTGCAAACAGGGTTGATTTTCAAAAGCAATTAAATtgaaaactaattattttttgaaaaatagcacACAATATTggtttcatattttattattttatataaaatcaactATAAAacgctaaaaaattatttttttggatttttatgtcaaattcgcgttacatatttttaatgttctataatcACGTTACGTTAAGTCAACATTACGGTTACATTCCATCAACGGTCGGCTATCCCAGCCTTAAGCCGTTTCATACTCTATAACTTCCTTTATCCTATAAGAGTAAGTAGGTACTGATAAATATACATAGGCATGAATattctaaatattaataaaagtaaattacCGCAATATTTATGTAATTAATGCTCTAAGGTAACATAATAAATATCAACTTAATCCTTAGAATATGAATGTACTAGTTTATAATTTCATACATAGAATTCCTATAGAAATATACGGCGCTATACATAATGGCAATTCATTAAGTtagaatacatatatattttgattttgaatatgACTGATAATGGGCAATAATTCGACACCCGCATTAACTATAGAGGAGtgcatacaaaattcaaaatttctttatgAGCTAGTCTATATTTGGAAATGTTTAAATTGAtgttaatttaaactttttgctTGCTCGTTTAGTTAGtgtttagaatttaatttgatACTTAATACCTTGTTGTTGTTAAggtttttagtaaatttttctaATACGAGTGATTTTATTACCTTTTCacgtttttctaaatttaatttgttattaattagtTATACAGAAAGGCTACATACTaatcaacaaaatttcatacTTAACCCTTAGGgtttatttcattaataatatttcattttaagtTTCTTTCTTTAATCCTTAAATTTAGGTGTGGTAtaatagttaattttattttatttatttctttaattttgtatatttcagGCCAAAATATATTGGtcgtttaattaattaattaattaatactttCAAGTTTGTTTTTCGTCtttttattgttcttttttatattttaattaaattgtttgtttttaactcaatatttgtgtgtttttaacGGAATCTCAGTTTTTCGTAAGGAagtatttttttggtttgtttcatttcaaattaactttaaaaactttttcaaagtCTATACAATAAAACAGAtgctgaaaaaaaataacagaaataaaaacaaaatatttaagattttttacgagattataatttgtttgttttatatttcttctttttcaaatttatattaacaTTTATATAAACTTTGTTTTGTATACTTAAcgctattgaaaaattataatattaatatgtattaataaaaatttaaatataaatttaaattaaaaaaaaattatctaaactTAAACAAATCGAAGAAAAAAATGATATGAATATGTGGTgtgtgttttaattaaataaaacgataaaaaactaataaattctTAGTAAGTCTctgatttaaagttttatattatatattaggTAGTtgtctatataaatattattttgatttatttatattttctttgtcAGAGATCgtgtaaaattataatttaattgttcTAGTATggatatgtttattgttttattactttattaaagaaatattaaactaaaaattaattattaaaaaaaattaaaataataataatgatttacaaaaaaaacttggtacaataaaaaataaggaCGTTAAATTTGAACTAATTTTAGCTGTTTTGGCTGCGAGTGTATTTTTTAGCAGAGAAAtaaattagatttattaaaacattGCATTTTAAACGatgtgaaaataaatattagagaataaaattttcaattttataaaaaaagattaaagttttaatttacatttatcTATAAACGGAAGTGTAATAATCATTCTATCAGAAACAATTccagaaaatttcaaattgtttggaaatttctttaaaaaaaagaaataaattctcaaaaatatatgtatgtatatcttttaGAAAACTCCTAAAAATTTCTATGAGAAAGACTTAacatgcaatatttttttaatctctGCAGTtcactttaaaactaaaattgtttgaaatatttaatttcacaattttttctctaactaatttttcattacaactttcattttaaaatgcaacacattttatccttttttattcaaatagattttaacaatatttcttttaatataattataattaattctaAAACTTTGATATTTTACAATGAAATGTACAATATGTTTATTTAGAAATCAAGCTTACGGAATTTATTAAAACCATAAATTTcgtttactttttataaaaataacccCCGAGAAACAACAAAGATTACAAAatacacagttttttttttttttttgaatttcgaaTTAATATCCAATCTCACAACAACATTCgcatttgtaattaaattttcaaacgtTTTTAAACTATTAGCATTACTAGGTAGCACAAAACAATTTACATAGCAGCGTAGAATGAAAATTTAGAATTAGGAAATATGGCAGAattagaaatatgtatgtatgtagtatgcaGTGTATAAGACTCGTAACTACTTGTATAAAGAGTTATtaatcttaataaaatttaattttgttgaaaaattaatgCACAGCCTTTGATTTGGTTTAAATCAGTAACTATTCCAAAAGTAACTATCACctaatatgaataatatttaaggatcgaaaatattcaaaatggaaTAGAACTGAATTATAATTATAGTATAATCTACTAAAACAAACTTAATATGTTAAGAAACACCAATACCACATAAAGGAAGCAATTTTTGGTTTAGGCAGAATACGTCGAAGATGGCAAAGTTGCTATAATATGATCTCGGTAGAACGTCTTTCTTGGGCCGCATTAAGCAATGGGTCACAATTGAAAGCGTCTGCTGCCAATGGTGAAAACTTTGAAGTGCGTTTAACCCGACCTGTACTTGGAGCGGAGGCTGTAGTTGTTACTACAGCCGAGCCATTGCTACCACGTATTGCCGTTACAGCCGACAACGATTGTATCGATGGCTGCTGCGGTGTCGAACATAGTGACAGAGACCGAGATGTATGCAAAGAAGTCGACGACGATTGTGGTGGAAATTTCGCAATGGTTACAATCGAGGTTAGAGTAGCTGAGGATGAATCATTACTGCCTATTGATAAATCACGATGATGCTGATGGTACTGCTGATGTTGTACGGCAGATAAGTGCTGAGGCGATTTCCTCTTCAATTTCCCTGTCGATGGTAAATCCTTCTTCTTATCGGCTTCTCTGGTTGTGCTTATCGATTCTTGTAGGATGGCTGATTGGCGTATGGTTTGTTGTAGTAAAGAATTTACATCAATGGCTGGCCAAGTGACCAGCGAAACACTTCGTCATAAGTATGAGTCGACTGGCGAATCCACCCGTTTGTGACGATGATGTTTACTATAGTGTTTGCAGGGTTTACGGCCTTTATGGCCATTTGCATCATCTCCCTGACTTGTGGTCGTATTAGTTGTCGAGTCAATGACCGCCACATTGGGTATACCAATGGCGCCACCAGTTCCAGCAGTTGGTGTAGACgagttgttgttatttgttggTAATTTACGAGGTGTTCCCTGTGATAATTGGTTGGTGGAGGATAGTGAAAAATATTCGGCAGAATGACTTTGGGAAGAGGTATCTTCAGAGAAAGCATTACTTAAGCTACGTATGGTAACATCTCCTTCATCTCCGGGTGTGGACACAACGGAGGATGGATTTGTCAGCGGTGTTAAGGTACTGGAGTGTCCTTCTTCACCCTCGAATGCACCAAGTTTACATAATGTTAAAGAGGCTATTGTAGCATCTCTGGCAGTACACATGTGACCGGTATGGGACTCTTCACAGCTGCCACTGCAACAACAGCAAGTGTTAGAGTTGCAGGAACAAAAACTAATGCTAACACTGCTGCGGCGACTAGTACGTGCAGAACTATCGGTGGTTTCTTGGACTAAAGGTTGGGGTTGGACCTCTTCCTCTACTTCACCATTTAGGTCGTGTTCTTGGCCCTCCAAATCTTCTGTACTCGTCTGAGAAGCTTGCCTCAGTGGATGACAATGATGACAATCGGCTGACACTGTGAATGCATGTGAGCCATGTGGAGCCGAACGAACGGAATGTCGGCCTTCTAAAGGCCATTCTTCAAAACTGCTGCAACTACTAGAATGTACATGAGAGCACGAGCAACTGGAACATCTGGAACAGCTACTGCAATAGTCATCAGCTGCTATAAAACGTTTGCGTTTTATTTTAACGCATTCATTTTGTATGGGCCTTGCGCCCAAAGCATCGTCCATACGCGTATGATCACAGCAATGGCAATAACATCGGCCCCCAATGGTATAACGTCGCATATCACTGTCCATTACGTCTTCATTGGACAATTCATCAGTTTCTATGGTAGTGTTGGAGTTCAAAGATGATCTTCGCTTTAGACGTTTTCCTCTACTACCATCATCGCTGTCAACGTGGAGAGGAGCTCGTATTATGGGTACTAGGGCGCTATCGGCTGCCACTTTAAAAGCAAAGTTCGAAGTGGCTGTTGTGGTGATGTCTTCGGTCATGGTAGCAGCATCTATTTCTATGGCTATTTCTTGCATGGCGCCCGAATATGATAATCTTTGATTTTGATCATCACTAGAATCCAAGGAAGACTTGGTACAGGTATTTGGAAGATGGCCCACAGAGGAGCAATGTTTCTTGTGTAGATGATGCATGTGAGACGGACGGTAATGGCGTCCCGAAGAGCAACGTTTATGACGTCTGAAACTACGATCTTTATTACAAATTGGCCAATGACCAAGGTCTATTACCGATGCTGACACATTCTTATCATTACCCGGCATCACTGCTGCATGCTGATGTCGCGAATAGTGATTAGGATGGTGCGTTGCGGAGCAGCAACAGTGTGAGGTAGGTGTTACAGTGTGTTGGCAGTGGTGTTGACACCTTTGAACCTCTGAACAATTACAATAGTCCCTTCTCTTTGTCGCCACCAAACACGTACTATGCTTTTCACAACAATAGCACGGTTTGTGGGAATCACCCTTCCTACTGCGACGTTCTTCCCAATTAATCAATGATGTAGGAGTCTGTGTGGCATTGTGCCGTTTCCGTGGTTCACTTAGTAATTGTGTCGTTAGTATTTGTTGCTTGCAAGAGCAGATATTGTTGGCCAAACCACCATCATCTTTGAGGTTTTTATAGCCCTTGTGGACAATAACCACATCTAGTACATCTAAACCATCCTTATCTTGGTCATCGTCTTTGGATATGGCGGTTTTTGTTGTTAGGTTTTTGCCTCCCTTTCGGTTCAGTGAGTTGTTATTGTGATATGAAAATGCACGATTGTCGTGatagtttttattgaattcaTCATCGGCGTGGGCAGTTAAGAGATGGTCATCGCCGCTGCCACTGCTAATTGTATTCGGTATTGATTGACTAATGCTGTCGGAATTGTTGTTGTTAAGATTGTTGTTAGTGTGTGAATTTTGCTGTTGTTgagtttgtgtttgttgttgttcttcgGGGGCAAACTGCTAATCTCCGCGTCGAACATCACGAGGTTTAGAGTTATGACGATATATCCAAACCTGCATTAATATGGCTATATCAAGACTCACCTAGAGCAACAGAACagataataaaatgaaagtaaaaacataaatcaGCAAATAGATAAATATGCAAATAATTCCGGATCTTCTTTAATCTTTCGACTTTTCAACAAACCTGTAATGTGCCACATATCCAAAATTGGGACGGTGCATTTCTTGCAATAAAGTAACCAGTCTTAAACATATCACCCAGTGTCCACATGAGTACCATGTGTATACTCATGccatatgtagatttatttttaaagtttcgtACAAATTGAGGCGCTCCTAAAATAAAATACGCACACaagaacaaattaaacaaatcatgaaataaatttaaaattcacaaGACTAACCTAACATGGCCTCTGTAAAAACGGCCACAAAACCAACCGTTTCCATAAACCAGTCAATGGAAAGCATTAGATATGTTATGGCAGCTCCTACCGCCCAAACAACAAGCataaaatccaagtatgattgAAAATCTGTCCAGTtccaaaaatactttaaatctagatctaaaaataaaaatacatcaaATAACAAGAGATAAAAAAACAGCACAATATAATAActgtatttcaaacaaataaataaatttaaactaaattttgaaataaatttaaagccaATTTCAATCATTGTAGGAAAAGATGATGAATTATTTGTTTCACAATAATTAACTACGTTGCTTACCACTTAAATAATGCCGTGAACGGGCACGTTTTAATGGACCAGCTTCCGTTGATATCGAAACTGAGCCCGCTGTATCAGTGTCTGTCATGACCGCTTTCGGTAGACGCAGATCATCACCTGTTATGTTcacatgttgtttttgttgttttccattttttttattttatacaagcAGCAATAAATTATTAGTAGCGATTAGTAATAAAATAACGCAGAAAaacgaagaaaaaattaaagaattatttcAAGTTGTTGATTTTATGCTTAGTATTGAAATAAAGAGGCAATTTCACAGTTTGGGTTTTTCTCTAATTTCAGGGGTACGTACGGTTTTGTATGGATTAAATAGAAGAAATTCTAAttagagttaaatttttttttaatttaaatttaagttgaaTTAAAGTAAAGtagaattttatttctttgttttatatattagtAAATATACTAATATTTAATAAGAGCAgcacattttctaatttttttttaattttttcaacaacattTATATAGttgcaattccatatcatcgtacgtgacatttgtacgcctgtAGAGTGGAATAGAATTTGCAAAAATTAGATTATCTGAAagataatttggtctttatgttccattcagagggtactatattttaaaataataaaaagttctttcgaatcattgttgtccaaaatatcgagcgaaattttcgaatcgtgagaggctaCACTAAACGaactatttttcctttacaatccgtcatatttaagtaaaaacagTCTTTGGatggttttataataaataaaatttaatatcgtacgtgacataccgtacgtgacagatttttctcttataataaaacaatatattctgtaaatatatgtatacaaaaactaaaaaaattaatagaaaatatacattcggtttcaataaacaattttataatagcagatagacaatcagagtcaaattcatttcatactatacGCTAATTGGTAGCTTAGTTTTAACCgtaattttagcctaaaacatcccaaataaatttaaaaattaaatatagtcagtttgaACTATTATGTTTGCCAattaaatgttgtaataagctctaaatacttacacatagtaatatcttattgttttctcctattcaagtaattttgaaaaaaagtttcaagcgtttttatgttttcagtcgtggtagtatgtatgtatttacggATCAGTTATTAAGATTTACAAAGATTTAGCTCCCATAttcatacacaatattttaatttttcaaatgtttataaaacaatttttgtatggaaattttgttttataaaccttttattaatttaaaaattgtttatgattaTGAGGACAAACGTTTAAGAGATGGCCGCCGTAGCTAGTGTTCAACATCATAATGAGAGCAAAGCTCTGAATGAACATTGCAGTCTTTGCTTCAGCGGTAGTTTTTAACCATtgatttatattgtttaaaagcGGATTTGGTATTGGCATATTGATTAACCAGAATCAATCATCAAATGTAAATTGATGGCATTATAAGATAAGTTGACGAAAAAATTGCAGACTGCTCTTatatcaattaaatttaataaataaattataaacatatcgtcatctaaaattcaaaataatgtaacatcacttttcataagtttataggagaatgaataaaattaaaactacttgACAAAATTTGCAAATCTGAATTACATTGAAACTAGaattataatttatacaaaaaaaaatatttttttcaaagtacACTTTACACTTTAATTATGTgtcttacgtttttttttttgaattcttgttttctgaaataaaaaaagtatcatcaatataaatttgtatgaaaaaataaaaacttaaaaaaatattttttttttattttaattacaactactttttaaactaaaaaatgtacttcattaaatattcataaaaaaatattaaattgcaacaaatttattaaaaaaaattaggatactacctaaaataaggtaaaactgatttattaattaattactcaaagcgtatgtatatgttattttctttaagaaaatcatggatcacttggttatttttgatagtaaaagtttataattttgtacACACATGTCTTATGATGTAGTGAATTGTAATCaacaataaaatcaatttctaattttttgatgatacgttgttttgcattttaggtgacgataaaCATATATTATAGTTAATGTTCTATAAAcgatgattattattattaattccgTTCCATACACTATACCCTGGTTTTTTTTTCATGCAACAAACTGTGAAATTCCTTTTTTGGCATGGTATctgtgaaatttttgtttaattgaatgaatacaAACCTAAAAATGTGCGTTCTCTGTTATTCGCATTACCACGTTTTACCTTAACGCACAAATGTATCATTAGGAACATTGTAACATTCATTACTACACTCTGGACGAGCAGAGGAAGCTCATAACGTTTGGAaaacctaaaaatataaaaataaaacagcttCATTAATAAATGCAGAAGAATAAATAGATAAAAAGGacgtttttgaataataaaacatatttattgtaaaatgtctGTCCGCTTGtgtgtaaaaataaacataaattt comes from Calliphora vicina chromosome 2, idCalVici1.1, whole genome shotgun sequence and encodes:
- the LOC135952173 gene encoding LOW QUALITY PROTEIN: uncharacterized protein LOC135952173 (The sequence of the model RefSeq protein was modified relative to this genomic sequence to represent the inferred CDS: substituted 2 bases at 2 genomic stop codons), whose amino-acid sequence is MDWIINDEMGLTVGHVVGWAAASAMVIGGVIPYVPQYLEIKKTQDADGFSLHVCFALLIANSLRILFWFSKRYELPLLVQSVVMNVTMFLMIHLCVKVKRGNANNRERTFLGDDLRLPKAVMTDTDTAGSVSISTEAGPLKRARSRHYLSDLDLKYFWNWTDFQSYLDFMLVVWAVGAAITYLMLSIDWFMETVGFVAVFTEAMLGAPQFVRNFKNKSTYGMSIHMVLMWTLGDMFKTGYFIARNAPSQFWICGTLQVSLDIAILMQVWIYRHNSKPRDVRRGDXQFAPEEQQQTQTQQQQNSHTNNNLNNNNSDSISQSIPNTISSGSGDDHLLTAHADDEFNKNYHDNRAFSYHNNNSLNRKGGKNLTTKTAISKDDDQDKDGLDVLDVVIVHKGYKNLKDDGGLANNICSCKQQILTTQLLSEPRKRHNATQTPTSLINWEERRSRKGDSHKPCYCCEKHSTCLVATKRRDYCNCSEVQRCQHHCQHTVTPTSHCCCSATHHPNHYSRHQHAAVMPGNDKNVSASVIDLGHWPICNKDRSFRRHKRCSSGRHYRPSHMHHLHKKHCSSVGHLPNTCTKSSLDSSDDQNQRLSYSGAMQEIAIEIDAATMTEDITTTATSNFAFKVAADSALVPIIRAPLHVDSDDGSRGKRLKRRSSLNSNTTIETDELSNEDVMDSDMRRYTIGGRCYCHCCDHTRMDDALGARPIQNECVKIKRKRFIAADDYCSSCSRCSSCSCSHVHSSSCSSFEEWPLEGRHSVRSAPHGSHAFTVSADCHHCHPLRQASQTSTEDLEGQEHDLNGEVEEEVQPQPLVQETTDSSARTSRRSSVSISFCSCNSNTCCCCSGSCEESHTGHMCTARDATIASLTLCKLGAFEGEEGHSSTLTPLTNPSSVVSTPGDEGDVTIRSLSNAFSEDTSSQSHSAEYFSLSSTNQLSQGTPRKLPTNNNNSSTPTAGTGGAIGIPNVAVIDSTTNTTTSQGDDANGHKGRKPCKHYSKHHRHKRVDSPVDSYLXRSVSLVTWPAIDVNSLLQQTIRQSAILQESISTTREADKKKDLPSTGKLKRKSPQHLSAVQHQQYHQHHRDLSIGSNDSSSATLTSIVTIAKFPPQSSSTSLHTSRSLSLCSTPQQPSIQSLSAVTAIRGSNGSAVVTTTASAPSTGRVKRTSKFSPLAADAFNCDPLLNAAQERRSTEIIL